The Populus alba chromosome 6, ASM523922v2, whole genome shotgun sequence genome contains a region encoding:
- the LOC118032511 gene encoding isoamylase 1, chloroplastic isoform X1 → MTFSVPIKQTHTAHHHQIVPLPATHDHVPVISSNSSLSPLKLQNMNLVHSPSHSLQLPKFISHFQNTPKFYPPKRVTTSNLETIGSNIFSNSTALIPIKAASEGVDTAVVVVEEEGPKLKKFQVFEGHPAPFGATVRDGGVNFAIFSANAVSATLCLISLSDLPENRVTEQIFLDPLTNKTGDVWHVLLKGDFKDMLYGYKFDGNFSPEVGLYYDPSKIVSDPYAKSVISRGEFGVLGHDDNRWPQMACMIPTAENKFDWEGDSPLKYLQRDLIIYEMHVRGFTQHESSRTEFPGTYLGVVEKLDHLKDLGVNCIELMPCHEFNELEYYSYNSVLGDYKVNFWGYSTVNYFSPMTRYSTAGTRNCGQDAINEFKLLVREAHKRGIEVFMDVVFNHTAEGNEKGPILSFRGVDNSIYYMLAPKGEFYNYSGCGNTFNCNHPIVRQFILDCLRYWVTEMHVDGFRFDLASIMTRSSSLWDAVNVFGSPIEGDLLTTGTPLSSPPLIDMMSNDPILRDVKLIAEAWDAGGLYQVGMFPHWRIWSEWNGKYRDIVRQFIKGTDGFSGAFAECLCGSPNLYQEGGRKPWNSINFVCAHDGFTLADLVTYNEKHNLANGEDNNDGENHNNSWNCGQEGEFASISVKKLRKRQMRNFFLCLMVSQGVPMIYMGDEYGHTKGGNNNTYCHDNYVTFFTQPLLRCSYPLSKLTVDYVHYLSTTMQINYFRWDKKEESSSDFFRFCRLVTKFRHECESLGLNDFPTAERLQWHGHDPGTPDWSETSRFVAFTLIDSVKGEIYIAFNASHLAVTITLPERPGYRWEPLVDSGKPAPFDFLSSDIPERDLAVKQYSHFLEANLYPMLGYTSIILVLSPNDHA, encoded by the exons ATGACATTCAGTGTCCCCATCAAACAAACACACACCGCTCACCATCACCAAATTGTACCACTTCCTGCCACTCATGATCATGTACCAGTAATTAGCAGCAACAGCTCTCTATCCCCCCTCAAACTGCAAAACATGAACTTAGTTCACTCTCCTTCACACTCACTACAACTCCCCAAATTCATTTCCCATTTCCAAAATACCCCAAAATTCTATCCTCCAAAAAGAGTTACCACTTCCAATTTAGAAACAATTGGCAGTAACATTTTTAGTAATTCAACAGCATTGATTCCCATTAAAGCAGCAAGTGAAGGAGTGGATACAGCTGTAGtagtggtggaggaggaggggcctaaattgaaaaaatttcagGTGTTTGAAGGCCATCCTGCACCATTTGGTGCAACAGTTCGTGATGGTGGTGTCAATTTTGCTATATTTTCTGCCAACGCAGTTTCTGCTACTCTTTGCTTGATTTCACTCTCTGATTTGCCTGAG AATAGAGTGACTGAGCAGATTTTTCTTGATCCTTTGACCAACAAGACTGGAGATGTTTGGCATGTGCTTTTGAAAGGAGATTTTAAAGATATGCTATATGGGTACAAGTTTGATGGGAACTTTTCTCCTGAAGTAGGACTTTACTATGATCCTTCTAAGATCGTATCGGACCCTTATGCAAAA TCAGTTATTAGCAGAGGGGAGTTTGGTGTTTTGGGGCATGATGATAACCGATGGCCTCAAATGGCCTGCATGATACCTACTGCAGAAAACAAG TTTGATTGGGAGGGAGATTCACCATTAAAGTATCTACAAAGAGATCTAATAATATATGAAATGCATGTTCGAGGGTTTACACAGCATGAATCAAGCAGGACCGAATTCCCTGGTACATACCTTGGTGTAGTGGAGAAGCTTGATCATTTGAAG GACCTTGGTGTCAACTGCATAGAGTTAATGCCATGCCATGAATTCAATGAGCTTGAGTACTACAGTTACAATTCTGTCTTGGGTGACTACAA GGTTAATTTTTGGGGATATTCTACCGTCAATTACTTTTCGCCTATGACAAGATACTCAACTGCTGGCACAAGGAACTGTGGCCAAGATGCAATTAATGAATTCAAGCTTCTTGTTAGAGAAGCACATAAACGAGGAATTGAG GTGTTCATGGACGTTGTTTTCAATCACACAGCGGAAGGAAATGAGAAAGGTCCCATTCTGTCTTTCAGAGGAGTTGATAACAGTATCTATTACATGCTTGCTCCTAAG GGAGAGTTCTATAATTATTCAGGTTGTGGCAACACATTCAATTGCAACCATCCTATCGTGCGTCAATTTATATTGGACTGCTTAAG ATATTGGGTGACAGAGATGCATGTAGATGGCTTCCGCTTTGACCTTGCTTCTATTATGACTAGAAGTAGTAG TCTCTGGGATGCAGTTAATGTATTCGGGAGTCCCATAGAAGGTGACTTGCTGACAACTGGCACTCCTCTCAGCAGCCCTCCATTGATTGACATGATGAGTAATGATCCCATACTCCGTGATGTTAAG CTTATAGCTGAAGCATGGGATGCGGGAGGATTGTATCAAGTTGGGATGTTTCCCCATTGGCGTATTTGGTCAGAATGGAATGGGAAG tATCGAGACATTGTGCGGCAGTTCATTAAGGGAACAGATGGTTTTTCTGGGGCTTTTGCTGAATGCCTCTGTGGGAGCCCGAATTTATACCAG GAAGGAGGAAGGAAACCATGGAACAGCATCAACTTTGTATGTGCACATGATGGTTTTACTTTGGCTGATTTAGTGACATATAACGAGAAGCATAACTTGGCAAATGGCGAAGACAACAATGATGGAGAAAATCATAACAATAGCTGGAATTGTGGACAG GAGGGTGAATTTGCCAGCATTTCAGTGAAGAAATTGCGAAAACGACAAATGAGAAATTTCTTCCTGTGTCTCATGGTTTCACAA GGTGTTCCAATGATATACATGGGTGATGAATATGGTCACACAAAAGGGGGAAACAACAACACGTATTGCCATGATAACTATGTAACTTTCTTCACCCAACCACTGCTCAGATGCTCATATCCCCTATCAAAGCTAACTGTTGATTATGTTCACTATTTGTCCACTACTATGCAGATTAACTACTTCCGCTGGGATAAGAAGGAAGAATCCTCATCAGACTTCTTTAGATTTTGCCGCCTTGTGACCAAGTTCCGCCA TGAATGTGAGTCCCTTGGCTTGAATGACTTCCCAACAGCAGAGAGGCTGCAATGGCATGGTCATGATCCTGGAACACCAGATTGGTCAGAAACAAGCCGTTTTGTGGCCTTTACACTG ATTGACTCAGTGAAGGGCGAGATCTACATCGCCTTCAATGCTAGCCATTTGGCAGTTACCATTACACTGCCAGAACGGCCAGGATACAGATGGGAGCCCCTGGTAGACTCTGGCAAGCCTGCACCGTTTGATTTCCTTTCGAGTGACATCCCAGAAAGAGACCTCGCAGTTAAACAGTATTCTCACTTCCTTGAGGCCAATCTATACCCTATGCTTGGTTATACTTCCATCATCCTCGTACTCTCTCCCAACGACCATGCTTAA
- the LOC118032511 gene encoding isoamylase 1, chloroplastic isoform X2: MTFSVPIKQTHTAHHHQIVPLPATHDHVPVISSNSSLSPLKLQNMNLVHSPSHSLQLPKFISHFQNTPKFYPPKRVTTSNLETIGSNIFSNSTALIPIKAASEGVDTAVVVVEEEGPKLKKFQVFEGHPAPFGATVRDGGVNFAIFSANAVSATLCLISLSDLPENRVTEQIFLDPLTNKTGDVWHVLLKGDFKDMLYGYKFDGNFSPEVGLYYDPSKIVSDPYAKSVISRGEFGVLGHDDNRWPQMACMIPTAENKFDWEGDSPLKYLQRDLIIYEMHVRGFTQHESSRTEFPGTYLGVVEKLDHLKDLGVNCIELMPCHEFNELEYYSYNSVLGDYKVNFWGYSTVNYFSPMTRYSTAGTRNCGQDAINEFKLLVREAHKRGIEVFMDVVFNHTAEGNEKGPILSFRGVDNSIYYMLAPKGEFYNYSGCGNTFNCNHPIVRQFILDCLRYWVTEMHVDGFRFDLASIMTRSSSLWDAVNVFGSPIEGDLLTTGTPLSSPPLIDMMSNDPILRDVKLIAEAWDAGGLYQVGMFPHWRIWSEWNGKYRDIVRQFIKGTDGFSGAFAECLCGSPNLYQEGGRKPWNSINFVCAHDGFTLADLVTYNEKHNLANGEDNNDGENHNNSWNCGQEGEFASISVKKLRKRQMRNFFLCLMVSQGVPMIYMGDEYGHTKGGNNNTYCHDNYINYFRWDKKEESSSDFFRFCRLVTKFRHECESLGLNDFPTAERLQWHGHDPGTPDWSETSRFVAFTLIDSVKGEIYIAFNASHLAVTITLPERPGYRWEPLVDSGKPAPFDFLSSDIPERDLAVKQYSHFLEANLYPMLGYTSIILVLSPNDHA; this comes from the exons ATGACATTCAGTGTCCCCATCAAACAAACACACACCGCTCACCATCACCAAATTGTACCACTTCCTGCCACTCATGATCATGTACCAGTAATTAGCAGCAACAGCTCTCTATCCCCCCTCAAACTGCAAAACATGAACTTAGTTCACTCTCCTTCACACTCACTACAACTCCCCAAATTCATTTCCCATTTCCAAAATACCCCAAAATTCTATCCTCCAAAAAGAGTTACCACTTCCAATTTAGAAACAATTGGCAGTAACATTTTTAGTAATTCAACAGCATTGATTCCCATTAAAGCAGCAAGTGAAGGAGTGGATACAGCTGTAGtagtggtggaggaggaggggcctaaattgaaaaaatttcagGTGTTTGAAGGCCATCCTGCACCATTTGGTGCAACAGTTCGTGATGGTGGTGTCAATTTTGCTATATTTTCTGCCAACGCAGTTTCTGCTACTCTTTGCTTGATTTCACTCTCTGATTTGCCTGAG AATAGAGTGACTGAGCAGATTTTTCTTGATCCTTTGACCAACAAGACTGGAGATGTTTGGCATGTGCTTTTGAAAGGAGATTTTAAAGATATGCTATATGGGTACAAGTTTGATGGGAACTTTTCTCCTGAAGTAGGACTTTACTATGATCCTTCTAAGATCGTATCGGACCCTTATGCAAAA TCAGTTATTAGCAGAGGGGAGTTTGGTGTTTTGGGGCATGATGATAACCGATGGCCTCAAATGGCCTGCATGATACCTACTGCAGAAAACAAG TTTGATTGGGAGGGAGATTCACCATTAAAGTATCTACAAAGAGATCTAATAATATATGAAATGCATGTTCGAGGGTTTACACAGCATGAATCAAGCAGGACCGAATTCCCTGGTACATACCTTGGTGTAGTGGAGAAGCTTGATCATTTGAAG GACCTTGGTGTCAACTGCATAGAGTTAATGCCATGCCATGAATTCAATGAGCTTGAGTACTACAGTTACAATTCTGTCTTGGGTGACTACAA GGTTAATTTTTGGGGATATTCTACCGTCAATTACTTTTCGCCTATGACAAGATACTCAACTGCTGGCACAAGGAACTGTGGCCAAGATGCAATTAATGAATTCAAGCTTCTTGTTAGAGAAGCACATAAACGAGGAATTGAG GTGTTCATGGACGTTGTTTTCAATCACACAGCGGAAGGAAATGAGAAAGGTCCCATTCTGTCTTTCAGAGGAGTTGATAACAGTATCTATTACATGCTTGCTCCTAAG GGAGAGTTCTATAATTATTCAGGTTGTGGCAACACATTCAATTGCAACCATCCTATCGTGCGTCAATTTATATTGGACTGCTTAAG ATATTGGGTGACAGAGATGCATGTAGATGGCTTCCGCTTTGACCTTGCTTCTATTATGACTAGAAGTAGTAG TCTCTGGGATGCAGTTAATGTATTCGGGAGTCCCATAGAAGGTGACTTGCTGACAACTGGCACTCCTCTCAGCAGCCCTCCATTGATTGACATGATGAGTAATGATCCCATACTCCGTGATGTTAAG CTTATAGCTGAAGCATGGGATGCGGGAGGATTGTATCAAGTTGGGATGTTTCCCCATTGGCGTATTTGGTCAGAATGGAATGGGAAG tATCGAGACATTGTGCGGCAGTTCATTAAGGGAACAGATGGTTTTTCTGGGGCTTTTGCTGAATGCCTCTGTGGGAGCCCGAATTTATACCAG GAAGGAGGAAGGAAACCATGGAACAGCATCAACTTTGTATGTGCACATGATGGTTTTACTTTGGCTGATTTAGTGACATATAACGAGAAGCATAACTTGGCAAATGGCGAAGACAACAATGATGGAGAAAATCATAACAATAGCTGGAATTGTGGACAG GAGGGTGAATTTGCCAGCATTTCAGTGAAGAAATTGCGAAAACGACAAATGAGAAATTTCTTCCTGTGTCTCATGGTTTCACAA GGTGTTCCAATGATATACATGGGTGATGAATATGGTCACACAAAAGGGGGAAACAACAACACGTATTGCCATGATAACTAT ATTAACTACTTCCGCTGGGATAAGAAGGAAGAATCCTCATCAGACTTCTTTAGATTTTGCCGCCTTGTGACCAAGTTCCGCCA TGAATGTGAGTCCCTTGGCTTGAATGACTTCCCAACAGCAGAGAGGCTGCAATGGCATGGTCATGATCCTGGAACACCAGATTGGTCAGAAACAAGCCGTTTTGTGGCCTTTACACTG ATTGACTCAGTGAAGGGCGAGATCTACATCGCCTTCAATGCTAGCCATTTGGCAGTTACCATTACACTGCCAGAACGGCCAGGATACAGATGGGAGCCCCTGGTAGACTCTGGCAAGCCTGCACCGTTTGATTTCCTTTCGAGTGACATCCCAGAAAGAGACCTCGCAGTTAAACAGTATTCTCACTTCCTTGAGGCCAATCTATACCCTATGCTTGGTTATACTTCCATCATCCTCGTACTCTCTCCCAACGACCATGCTTAA
- the LOC118032547 gene encoding uncharacterized protein, whose translation MKMLKRKEVDEVSDDFSDFSLSAPARKIRRLVLGADLPPIIEEEEGSTVPVGFVEEEKEGNGSFISKKNKGVQIEELINLPPSSSSISDNEERAIVLFKPVNNLHMLHHSPNDFSVSLDSNIISGFKKQFLWSSQSGQVKPPEEEEAGARRDNSMAVVPWVPSQAQHAFAMMDNNASAPQTEGVIELMDFEEMGEATMDIEEDNDTNNYSESVELGQAQGNQAFGFGGIRAGSDGFPQWSQQHCMMPQIAQNANPTPITWFQ comes from the exons ATGAAGatgttgaagagaaaagaagtagATGAAGTCAGTGATGATTTCTCTGATTTTTCCCTCTCCGCTCCTGCTCGTAAGATTCGCCGTCTTGTACTG GGTGCTGATTTACCGCCAATAATAGAGGAAGAAGAGGGATCAACGGTGCCAGTTGGGtttgttgaagaagaaaaagaagggaaTGGTAGTTTTATTAGTAAAAAGAACAAGGGAGTGCAAATTGAGGAGTTGATCAACCTGccgccatcatcatcatcaatttcTGATAATGAAGAGAGGGCTATTGTTTTATTCAAGCCTGTTAATAACCTGCACATGCTTCATCATTCTCCTAATGATTTCTCTGTTTCTCTAGATTCCAACATCATTTCGGGCTTCAAAA AACAATTTCTATGGTCAAGCCAATCTGGTCAAGTAAAACcacctgaagaagaagaagcaggagCAAGAAGGGATAATAGCATGGCTGTGGTGCCTTGGGTTCCTTCTCAAGCTCAGCATGCTTTCGCAATGATGGATAATAATGCTAGTGCTCCGCAAACTGAGGGTGTTATCGAGTTGATGGATTTTGAGGAAATGGGAGAGGCAACAATGGACATTGAAGAAGACAATGATACTAACAATTATAGTGAAAGTGTAGAGCTAGGGCAAGCACAAGGGAACCAGGCATTTGGATTTGGTGGAATAAGAGCAGGGAGTGATGGCTTCCCTCAGTGGTCCCAGCAACATTGCATGATGCCACAGATTGCTCAAAATGCCAACCCAACTCCTATCACTTGGTTCCAGTAA